The sequence TTTCATTGCTTCTATTACTTCTTTATCCCTGGAACCTTTTCCAATAGTTCCCTTTAACCCTAAAGAAAGGAGAATTGGAGTATAGGTGTCCATTCTGTAGCTTGTTGTTGGTCCTGCAGAACCAATTGGCTTACCTGGTCTTGCAGGAGTTGGCCCTACATAGTAGATTATCTGTCCTCTTATGTCAAATGGCAGGGGTTTTCCTTCTTTTGCAAGTTCGAATAATTTTTTATGGGCTGCATCCCTTCCTGTATAAATATGTCCTGAAATCAGAACTTTATCCCCTGCTTTAAGTTTTTCTAAAGTTTCGTCTGTTAGAGGAGTGCTTATCTTATATTCTGCCATCTCGGAATCCTGATTAAAATTTCATCATTTTAATAAGAGCTTTTACTGATTCAGCTGACTTTTCAAGAGCGGTCTGTTCTTCAGGTGTGAGTTTTATCTGGATTATTTCTTCGATTCCTTTAGAACCCAGTTTCACCGGAACTCCAAGGAATGTATCTGAGATGCCGTATTCTCCCTCTACATAAGCTGCGCAGGGTAGGATTTTCTTTTTATCCTTTACT is a genomic window of Acidobacteriota bacterium containing:
- a CDS encoding Fe-S-containing hydro-lyase; translated protein: MAEYKISTPLTDETLEKLKAGDKVLISGHIYTGRDAAHKKLFELAKEGKPLPFDIRGQIIYYVGPTPARPGKPIGSAGPTTSYRMDTYTPILLSLGLKGTIGKGSRDKEVIEAMKKYKAIYLAAVGGAGALISKCILKSEIVAYPELGPEAIYRLEVKDFPATVINDIYGNDLYEQGRSQYEIK